In Ciconia boyciana chromosome 12, ASM3463844v1, whole genome shotgun sequence, a genomic segment contains:
- the C12H8orf48 gene encoding LOW QUALITY PROTEIN: uncharacterized protein C8orf48 homolog (The sequence of the model RefSeq protein was modified relative to this genomic sequence to represent the inferred CDS: substituted 1 base at 1 genomic stop codon), with translation MAPGPGLPVPLRSPPLGRSRPAAGPGFSSKVLPIFSDIISQQPLLSDSSGNYEKWQMELSQRYSSSGLDYSGDTFEPFSEEEEACWQXESEPSRSYCSTEDLEWSAVSEMLESMSRLAGQNHADEQSEAADSAAIERDLMGKWIDLKNNEAGIKQDKSVIKTHAEITELLDGELDALWSFCTIKIRKMRQQLISKQANGGKSRKLQHGFTAKKPETSDLNCIVPDQLMNRICLKNIRETVKQVTEAQIHESSVCPDCQKKKAELAKITFLRRKKILVESALIQEKLEEQVYSRDVLTLIGEALRSFPKPSEDPRKLWQRLKVKGRTEFGECLKSSASLEG, from the exons ATGGCGCCGGGGCCCGGGCTCCCTgtcccgctccgctcccctcccctcggccggagccgccccgccgcggggccggg GTTTTCTTCTAAGGTGCTTCCCATTTTCAGTGACATTATATCACAGCAGCCTCTTCTCAGTG ATAGCTCTGGTAACTATGAGAAGTGGCAGATGGAATTGAGCCAGCGTTACAGTAGCTCTGGTTTGGACTATTCAGGAGACACCTTTGAGCCCTtcagtgaggaggaagaagcctGCTGGCAGTGAGAGAGCGAACCATCCAGATCGTATTGTTCCACAGAGGATTTAGAGTGGTCTGCTGTGTCAGAGATGTTGGAAAGCATGTCACGGTTGGCAGGCCAAAATCATGCAG ATGAGCAGTCTGAAGCAGCGGATTCTGCAGCTATAGAAAGAGATCTCATGGGAAAATGGATTGAtctaaaaaataatgaagctgGCATTAAGCAAGACAAATCTGTCATCAAAACTCATGCTG AAATTACTGAATTATTAGATGGAGAACTGGATGCTCTCTGGTCTTTTTGCACCATTAAGATAAGGAAGATGCGTCAGCAGCTGATCTCTAAGCAGGCAAATGGTGGCAAGTCAAGAAAGCTGCAGCATGGATTCACAGCAAAGAAACCGGAGACAAGTGACTTGAACTGTATTGTTCCTGATCAGCTAATGAACAGAATCTGCCTGAAAAATATCAGAGAGACTGTTAAACAG GTGACAGAAGCTCAAATCCACGAATCTTCAGTGTGCCCTGACTgtcagaagaagaaagcagagctaGCCAAGATTACCTTTCTCAGACGAAAGAAGATTCTAGTGGAAAGTGCTTTAATCCAAGAGAAACTGGAAGAACAGGTTTACTCCAGG gatGTGCTTACACTTATCGGAGAAGCACTCAGAAGCTTTCCCAAACCTTCAGAGGATCCCAGGAAATTATGGCAAAGGCTGAAAG